In the genome of Bradyrhizobium sp. CIAT3101, one region contains:
- a CDS encoding TadE/TadG family type IV pilus assembly protein gives MAVPGTIHHVARLVSRLKRDSRGNVAAMFAIALVPLIASIGCAIDYSMATRIKAKLQGSADSAGVASISVNSAGYNAAMAMTSNGSVGAGVTEANNVFNGNAATFSGSYTNLGVTSTVTKTGNKLVSNVQFSADVPVTFMQLLGYRKLTVTGSSSSTTTLPLYLDFYLTLDVSGSMGLPSTTAEAQRMQSINPDNYRQYPTGCTLACHFSPQNSACTDSGTQGYPTNNYCLGYAISRVSQSGYRGLLQTKTSNPMGVQLPSSIVSGLPNSLYSNLATVANCPTDGTDSCIQLRLDAVGYAVNQLFVTANNTEKVANQFRIGLYPFIRYLYSYFPLTSSINGSTTNSSTINYAAANLATLLDTNMNTNLGSGGTHIDTALSSVNTLITSVGDGSAWNNTLPYVFLVTDGAQDPQVKGVPNGSWSGSNHATTIDPATSCTPLKNRGVIISVLYIPYQKINPVNTSFAGDEDDYANWNIPNIPASLQNCASPGFFYTANTPADITAALNAMFNHAVQEARITN, from the coding sequence ATGGCAGTTCCCGGAACGATCCACCATGTAGCCCGGCTCGTCTCGCGATTGAAGCGCGACTCCAGAGGCAACGTTGCCGCCATGTTTGCGATCGCACTGGTGCCGCTGATCGCCTCGATCGGATGCGCCATCGACTACAGCATGGCAACGCGCATCAAGGCCAAGCTGCAGGGTTCGGCGGATTCGGCGGGCGTGGCGTCGATCTCGGTGAACTCGGCCGGCTACAACGCGGCGATGGCGATGACGTCGAATGGATCCGTTGGCGCCGGCGTCACGGAAGCGAACAACGTCTTCAACGGAAATGCTGCGACGTTCTCCGGCAGCTACACCAATCTCGGTGTGACAAGCACGGTCACCAAGACCGGTAACAAGCTCGTCTCGAACGTGCAGTTCAGCGCGGATGTGCCTGTCACCTTCATGCAGCTTCTCGGCTACAGGAAGCTGACCGTGACCGGCAGCTCGTCCTCGACCACCACGCTGCCGCTGTATCTCGACTTCTACCTGACGCTGGATGTCTCGGGCTCGATGGGTCTGCCCTCGACCACGGCGGAAGCCCAGCGCATGCAGTCGATCAATCCCGACAACTACCGGCAATACCCGACGGGCTGCACGCTTGCCTGCCATTTCTCGCCGCAGAACAGCGCCTGCACGGATTCGGGGACGCAGGGCTATCCCACCAACAATTACTGCCTGGGCTATGCGATCTCGCGCGTCAGCCAGAGCGGGTACAGAGGCCTGCTGCAGACAAAGACCAGCAACCCCATGGGGGTTCAGTTGCCGTCGTCGATCGTCTCCGGATTGCCGAACTCGCTCTACTCCAACCTCGCGACGGTGGCGAACTGTCCGACTGACGGAACCGATTCCTGCATTCAGTTGCGACTGGACGCCGTCGGCTACGCGGTGAATCAGCTGTTCGTCACGGCGAACAATACCGAGAAGGTGGCGAACCAGTTTCGCATCGGCCTCTATCCCTTCATCCGCTATCTCTATTCGTACTTCCCGCTGACCAGCAGCATCAACGGGTCGACGACCAATTCCTCGACGATCAACTATGCGGCCGCGAACCTCGCGACCTTGCTTGATACCAACATGAATACGAATCTCGGGTCGGGTGGCACGCATATCGACACGGCGCTGTCGAGCGTGAACACGTTGATCACGAGCGTGGGCGACGGCAGTGCGTGGAACAACACGCTGCCCTACGTCTTCCTCGTGACTGATGGTGCGCAGGATCCGCAGGTGAAGGGCGTTCCGAACGGCTCGTGGTCGGGCAGCAACCATGCCACGACGATTGATCCGGCCACGTCGTGTACGCCGCTGAAGAACCGCGGCGTCATCATCTCCGTGCTCTACATTCCCTATCAGAAGATCAATCCGGTCAACACGTCCTTCGCCGGAGACGAGGACGACTATGCCAACTGGAACATCCCGAACATTCCGGCGAGCCTGCAGAACTGCGCCTCGCCGGGCTTCTTCTACACCGCGAACACGCCGGCCGACATCACGGCGGCGTTGAACGCGATGTTCAATCATGCGGTGCAGGAAGCCCGCATCACCAACTAG
- a CDS encoding NAD(P)/FAD-dependent oxidoreductase, with product MVSPKHVCVIGAGVSGLATAKAFSARGHRVTIVERSADLGGVWEPARSYPEVQTQSPKDLYRYTDRAMPDSYPEWPTGPQVHAYLADYAKSFGLDRMLRLNTGVAGMAPRTDGRPGWTLALAGKDGATTNEDFDFVAVCTGQFNEPRELHCPGEDGFLAQGGQILHSSKYSDPTLAKGRRVVVLGGSKSATDIAVNAVKSGAREVTIVMREPVWRIPYFIGGLVNFKRILYIRAQEEMFPGWGIGAMSQLAYRIAAPLIWANWRGLESLLKAQLKLNKCRMVPKERIEDGVNCSVPIATPGFYPMVADGRIKAVFGSFDHHEGDTIVMSGGERISADIAVLAIGYKLGVPFLPDAYQQKLVDADGQYRLYRLIANPDLPDLGFVGFNSSFCTVLCADLAANWLVRYADGQLARQPTAQQMRDNIEMMLHFKRVERPAAGVYGGLCVAPYHYRHFDELMADIGTKTQKRGGLAGHFLPPDADAYAKFLSSAPEYRAAG from the coding sequence ATGGTCAGCCCAAAGCATGTCTGCGTGATCGGCGCCGGCGTCTCCGGCCTCGCCACAGCAAAAGCGTTCTCCGCCCGCGGCCACCGCGTCACCATCGTCGAGCGTAGCGCCGATCTCGGCGGCGTCTGGGAGCCGGCGCGCTCCTATCCGGAGGTGCAGACGCAAAGCCCCAAGGATCTCTACCGCTACACGGATCGCGCCATGCCAGACTCCTATCCGGAATGGCCGACCGGGCCGCAGGTCCACGCCTACCTCGCCGACTACGCGAAAAGCTTCGGTCTCGACCGCATGCTGCGCCTCAACACTGGCGTGGCCGGCATGGCGCCGCGCACTGACGGCAGACCAGGCTGGACGCTCGCGCTAGCCGGCAAGGACGGCGCCACCACGAACGAGGATTTCGATTTCGTCGCGGTGTGCACCGGGCAGTTCAACGAGCCGCGCGAGCTGCATTGCCCCGGCGAGGACGGCTTTCTGGCGCAGGGCGGACAGATCCTGCATTCGTCGAAATACAGCGATCCCACGCTGGCCAAGGGACGTCGCGTCGTCGTGCTCGGCGGATCGAAGTCGGCGACCGACATCGCGGTGAACGCGGTGAAATCAGGCGCGCGCGAGGTCACCATCGTGATGCGCGAGCCGGTCTGGCGCATCCCCTATTTCATCGGGGGGCTCGTGAACTTCAAGCGCATCCTCTACATCCGCGCGCAGGAGGAGATGTTTCCGGGCTGGGGCATCGGCGCGATGTCGCAGCTGGCGTACCGCATCGCCGCGCCCCTGATCTGGGCAAACTGGCGCGGGCTCGAGAGCCTGTTGAAGGCGCAGCTCAAGCTCAACAAGTGCAGGATGGTGCCGAAGGAGAGGATCGAGGATGGCGTCAACTGCTCGGTACCGATCGCAACACCCGGCTTCTACCCGATGGTCGCCGATGGCCGGATCAAGGCCGTGTTCGGCAGCTTCGACCACCACGAAGGCGACACCATCGTGATGAGCGGCGGCGAGCGCATCAGCGCCGACATCGCCGTGCTCGCGATCGGCTACAAGCTCGGCGTACCCTTCCTGCCGGATGCCTATCAGCAAAAGCTGGTCGATGCGGACGGGCAGTACCGGCTCTATCGCCTGATCGCCAACCCTGATCTGCCCGACCTCGGCTTCGTCGGCTTCAACTCGTCGTTCTGCACCGTGCTCTGCGCCGATCTCGCCGCGAACTGGCTGGTGCGCTATGCCGACGGGCAACTCGCCAGGCAGCCGACGGCGCAGCAGATGCGCGACAACATCGAGATGATGCTGCACTTCAAGCGCGTGGAGCGGCCGGCCGCCGGCGTCTATGGCGGCTTGTGCGTCGCGCCTTATCACTATCGCCATTTCGACGAGCTGATGGCCGACATCGGCACCAAGACGCAGAAGCGCGGCGGGCTCGCCGGACACTTCCTGCCGCCCGACGCCGATGCCTATGCAAAATTCCTGTCGTCGGCGCCGGAGTACCGGGCGGCGGGCTAG
- a CDS encoding cupin domain-containing protein — protein sequence MTALEKGITANGTGYGGKTWNILGQVYFPKAVTESTFAFETNSDPGQFVPVHIHPTQDEFILVQEGTLDLKLDGKWVKAHAGDLVRMPRGIPHGYFNKSDKPCRALFWVSPMQKLEALFNQLHNLTDPAEVVRISALHEVDFLPPEAND from the coding sequence ATGACTGCACTCGAAAAGGGCATTACCGCAAACGGTACAGGCTATGGCGGCAAGACCTGGAACATCCTGGGTCAGGTCTACTTCCCCAAGGCCGTCACCGAGTCCACTTTCGCATTCGAGACCAACAGTGACCCCGGCCAGTTCGTGCCGGTGCACATCCATCCGACCCAGGACGAGTTCATCCTGGTGCAGGAAGGGACGCTCGACCTCAAGCTCGACGGAAAATGGGTCAAGGCCCATGCCGGTGATCTCGTGCGCATGCCACGCGGCATTCCGCACGGCTATTTCAACAAGTCCGACAAGCCGTGCCGCGCGTTGTTCTGGGTCTCGCCGATGCAGAAGCTGGAGGCGCTGTTCAACCAGCTCCACAATCTGACCGACCCTGCCGAGGTCGTGCGCATCTCGGCGCTGCATGAGGTCGACTTCCTGCCGCCCGAGGCCAACGACTAG
- a CDS encoding AraC family transcriptional regulator, with protein sequence MSAAVQEMSTTTPVAERLAGFARVTTDDVDEAAEQIGRIFCPHDLKPAQARASGFSARHNCAAFDGFSINYVAYGGTVSIDPGCLDRFFLVQIPLTGTAHICAGAGGFDAAPDRTASLLSPTVPTRMTWRDCAQAILLLDRRMVEQRAAALSGRAAGAVEFDPVIDLNAPSGRQLQTSLAELMRLAERLGRSGRLSPVAMADWREVLLDRLLNGQRHGLSDAIRTFSGQAERLPRALRAARDHLAENAGEPLDLAQLADASGIGIRALQLGFRRHFGVSISEMLLDMRLAGLHARLAQSSPDVSITDIAFDLGFTHLGRMAGAYREKFGETPSATLRRRMS encoded by the coding sequence ATGTCCGCAGCCGTGCAGGAAATGAGCACGACAACGCCCGTAGCCGAACGGCTGGCGGGCTTCGCTCGCGTCACCACCGATGATGTCGACGAGGCGGCCGAGCAGATCGGGCGCATCTTCTGTCCGCACGATCTCAAGCCGGCGCAGGCCCGCGCTTCCGGATTTTCGGCGCGGCACAATTGCGCGGCGTTCGACGGCTTTTCCATCAACTACGTTGCCTATGGTGGGACTGTCAGCATCGATCCGGGGTGCCTCGACCGCTTCTTCCTGGTCCAGATCCCGCTCACGGGCACCGCCCACATTTGTGCGGGGGCCGGCGGCTTCGACGCCGCGCCGGACCGGACGGCGTCGCTGCTGTCGCCGACGGTCCCGACCCGGATGACGTGGCGCGACTGTGCGCAAGCGATTTTGCTGCTGGACCGTCGCATGGTTGAGCAGCGCGCCGCGGCGCTGTCGGGCAGGGCGGCCGGCGCGGTCGAGTTCGATCCCGTGATCGACCTGAACGCGCCGTCCGGCCGCCAGCTGCAAACGAGCCTTGCCGAGCTGATGAGGCTCGCCGAGCGGCTCGGACGGTCCGGCCGGCTTTCCCCAGTTGCGATGGCTGATTGGCGCGAGGTGCTGCTCGATCGCCTCCTCAATGGCCAGCGGCATGGCCTGTCGGATGCGATCAGGACGTTCTCAGGACAGGCCGAGCGCCTGCCACGCGCACTCCGCGCCGCACGGGACCATCTTGCGGAAAATGCCGGCGAGCCGCTCGATCTCGCGCAGCTTGCGGACGCATCCGGCATCGGCATCCGCGCGCTCCAGCTCGGCTTCCGCCGTCATTTCGGCGTGTCGATCTCGGAGATGCTGCTCGATATGCGTCTTGCCGGTCTTCATGCGAGGCTCGCGCAGTCTTCGCCAGACGTTTCCATCACCGACATCGCTTTCGATCTCGGCTTCACGCATCTCGGCCGCATGGCCGGAGCGTACCGCGAAAAATTCGGCGAGACGCCGTCGGCAACTCTGCGACGGCGGATGAGCTAA